In the genome of Ursus arctos isolate Adak ecotype North America unplaced genomic scaffold, UrsArc2.0 scaffold_22, whole genome shotgun sequence, the window ctggagagaaggcagagacaACAGGCCCATCTTAGATGGGGAAGGGGACTGCTAATTGCCAGACTTCAATTTAACTGCAGAGATCATGTGCCTGTGAGCACACAGGCGTGTCCTGGGGAGTGTCAGGCCCCCGactattgagagagagagagagcgtttTGTGGTCACATGCTGCGGGTCCAAGCCTCAAACACCCACTCACTGACCTTCCTTCACTGCAGTGCCGACAGGAGTGACTCTAAGTCCAAGGTCTCCAGCCACCCCCAGACTCAGTACCAATCCTACCCCgagctctctcccctctccctctgcttctgtcacaACAGCTCCATTTCCAAGGCTGAGTGCACGTGCTCTGGGTCTAGGGCCCAGCTCTCATTCACACTAATTTTCGAAGTTCTCAGGTTTGGCTCTCTCCTTTCCAGAAACCCATTTCAGAAAGAAGGAACCAGCTGTTAACTGTAATGGGACTGTTCTGCCCACTGTCCATCTCTAGCTTGCTCAGGGCTGATTGGCGTCCAGAGACTTAAATTCCTGGGGGAAGGATTTGAACCTCAAATTGGAGTGAGAGGCAAGTGGGGGGAAGGCTGTCCTTCCATTGTGACACAGCATCGGCAGGGCCCACAATAGCCTTCAGTGCCCAGAGCCAGGAGCGCTGCCCTGGGCCCTCTCCTTCCAGCCACCATGTACTCCTGATGTACCTATTTCTGCCCATGAGTTCAGTCCACTCAATAAACAGAAGGCCCCAGGGCACTTTGTCTGAAAACTGGATGCATTTGATGGGGCTCTGCTAAAACACCCAGAAGCAGAGCCCCTCTCTTATTGTCTCCTGGGGCGAGATTTTGCCTTCTGTAATCCAGGAGACTATAAAAGGGGACAGAGAAATTGGGTATTTGGAGGCTGCCATGTCCATCTTGGATGTGGCTGTACGTTATGTTACAATCACCCAAAGGAGAgcattggtgggggtggggggtggagcacAGATCCCAAACACCTCTGGGTTGCCAAAAATGCTCGAATAACGCCCCCCCCCCAGTGGTATCAGGACTCAGAGCACTATTGGAGGTGACCCACAGCTCTGATCCCAGTGCTCTCTAGGGTGTTCAAGTCTGAACGACTGGAGCATGGGGTAgatgggaagagaggaggagacaaCTCAGGAGGTCTGCCACTGGTGGCAGAAGCATGGAGAAGAGACTGGCGGTGCTGCTAGGGATGGGAGAGGTGGTTGTACGGGCAGAGACTAGTGAGGTGGTATTCACATGGAACCGAGGCAATGGCAGGGATGGAATAAATCAATGGTCTTCAAAGTGGGTGTGTAAGGTGATCTATTGgcatgtaaaagaaaaattaaagcttctatttatatttatgttttagactcaaaataaagaaattaagattcACTTATATTTACTACGTGGATTGACACAGGCGCCCTAATTCATCCCTTGCTTCAGGTGTCCCTGTCACGTATCGTAGTTAAGGTGTCCTCAGGGAAGAGGGGGGTTCTGCTTCACAGGGTAGGGGTGACTATGGCACCCTCACTGGTTTAGCTGCTTTCAAGTGAATCACGAAGTCTTATGAATTATTTGTATCCCAGGTGGTAGAAAGATAGATTATATCATCTAATTATCATTTAACTAAGCTAATTCTCACAAAAGGGACAGGTGGCTTGAAAAGATTCCTGCAAAGAAATCCACAgattgaaaataatacaaatagtGCAAGCAAAATCAAACTCAGAAAAATGGCAGAGCTAACAATTTCCTGCTACTCATATGAGATCCATTATGTTGATTTCTCTGGGAAGGGAGTAGACCAGAAAAAAGTTCAAACTTGGAATGTGGGTTTACATCACTGTAGTTAACAACTAACCTAAGGGTATATTGGGCCTTGAGGTAtcagttaataataatacaaatgtgCCATTCATAATCAGTAAGACGTGTGAATTCTACACAAGCAGAGCGTGAAGACACATCTCTACAATTTTTTGAGGGGGAATATTCCAAGTCCTGCAGTACTTAGTTGAGTACTTTTGCGAGCTATTATTAAATGCAATAAACATGTCTAAAAATCTCTTTTGAGCAAAATCCcttttacttaaaagtaaaaggcAAAATGTCAGCGTCATTGGAAAAAACCTCTGTTCTATTTGCCATTGTTCGGGTGACTGAATCAGTACAGAGGGGAAGACGATGCCAAACAATGCAGTCTGTCGAAAGACACACAGAAAACCCTGTTGAAGATCGTAGAAGAGGCTCAGAACACACGAGGTGTGTGCACATTGCCGGCATGTTTCTCCCTACCCCTCTGCCATCCTGTTCAATGATGGCAAACATAAAGAAATACTTTTTGTGATCTGCAAAAGGAAAGATATGTGCAATGTGAATGGCTTATAACATGATgtgggtgtttttttcttttaaagattatttatttatttgagagggagagagagagagagagcacaagcaggcagaggggcagagggagagaatccataagcagactccccactaagcccagagccagaagcagggctccatcccaggaccctgagatcatgacctgagccaaaaatcaagagtcagacactaaactgactgagccacccaggagccccaacatgCTATGGTTTTTATGCGTAGAAGGAACCACTGATGGAGCGGCCGCCCTGACTGGAATACAAACTGGGAGCCGGGAGCAGTGGGGCTGCACATGAAACTTGTCCGCTGCCTCACTCATTCACAAATCACAAGCTCCTTATTGTAACTGAAGTTGGAAGACCACACGATACTACAGGGTGTCAATAATACGGCTCATTTGAACACAATCTTAAAATACTAGAATCTTTACAATACTTTGTAATGAAATGTGGAATGAGACTATGAAATCCTTTACGTTACTCAAAGGTTTACTGATTAACCCAAGGCAAAGAACTTAAGCACTGTGGAATTTAAAGATGAGTTTAACAAAAGGACCAAGGATTCCAAATTTGCTGACCTCTGATGTGCTGGCTTGTGATTGTCACGGATGcgtgtgtatgcatacacacacattcacacccaGTGTATCCCTTAGAGAAAGGTGATATTTTCGCAATGAATAtaattgtgttttaaaagaaTCATGTTATAGGGAAAGACTTTTGAAAACTGATGTTTGGAACTGTTTCCATTATCATGTGATTTTAATGCCAAAATAAGTGTGTCATTGTCACCTATATAGACTGTgctactgggtgttgtatgtaagtgatgaatcactgaattctactcctgaaaccaatatggTGGTCTACGTTAACTCACTGggatttaagtaaaaatttgaaaagaaaaaaagtaaaatagaatataaatgtaGTCACTAAATGCGGGTCCTGGCTAGTGcactggttaagtgtccaactcttggttttggctgggggtTGTGATTTCTGGGTTGTGAAACCTGCttggtttctttctccctctccctctgcccaccccctcaaataaataaacaaacaaacaaataaataaataagtcttaaaaaaaatagactatgCTAGCTATAGTCTTCATAATTAAGAAGAAATACACTTTTCAATCCACTTTACAATCTTCCAAACGAAGAGTTTCAAGAGTTTAAAAATATCCCatcgatggggcgcctgggtggcacagcggttaagcgtctgccttcggctcagggcgtgatcccggcgttatgggatcgagccccacatcaggctcctctgctgtgagcctgcttcttcctctcccactccccctgcttgtgttccctctctcgctggctatctctgtctctgtcaaataaataaataaaatctttaaaaaaaaaaaatcccatcgttaaaaatattcacaaaagtaTCTGATGAAAACATCATGAGAACGTGGGTTTCACGGGCAAAGAAGAGCTTTCTGGTGGAATTTCACATTTGCAAAATTGGTAGATGGGATTTAAACGAGAATTATGATTTATTAAGTGTAGTCAAAGATAGAATTCTCCCATTTGGGTCTACTTATCTTTGTGAGATAtctttttttggaggggtggCAACAACAGCCATTAGGACTAAGTATTGACATTAACTGAACTTAAAAGCATACTTTGtagtttcataaaatattaaactaagatttattaaaaccatttttaatcATGTTGCTCTCCCTAAACAGATTTTTGCAAATAACtttaaagtgaaaggaaaaaggTATATTGTACCATTCATTAACAATGAAGTATTGTCTTTACCATATCCTTTGACATCAGCTTTAGGTATGctttataatatgtaatatatgaaTACAATTGCATGTGCATATCATTTATAAGTAGGTAGATTGCAAATACCAGGCTGTGAGGTAGAAGGAATAAAATGGTGCTTAGAGGAAGCCACTATGCAACAGCAGCTGGCACAGGGAAGACACAGTGGGTACTCACTAATGACTGGTTCCATTTCCTCCCTTGGTGACACATTTCACGTGAGAGATGAAAAGGAGAGAGTCAAGGATGGCTCCCCAGTACGGCCTGGAGTGGGAGGTGGTGCTATCCGTCATTAAGACTGGAAAcacaggagcagcagcagcttctGGCACGTTCCTGGAAGGAAATTAGGAGTTTGAGTTTGGGACTACAAACCTCCAGTGGAGACGGACCCCAGGAAGCTGGATACACCACCTGCAGCTCTAGGACGTCCTGGGTTGGATGTGAGTTCAAAAGTCATCGGCAGGCAGGAGGTCGTTGAAACCACAAGACTGGGTAGGCCCGCAGAGTGACAGAGGAGACAGGCTGCGGTGGGACCTGGGGGAACACCACCATGGAAAAGCCCAGCCTTGGAGGGTGAGAAGGTGGAGTCACCAAGGTATGCAGGAGATTTGGAGAGATAGGAGCAGGCGCCAACTGCGGAAACTTTCGTGCTCCCAGCGATCCAGAAAGGAAGGCGTGGTCAGCAGGCTCGAAGGCTGGGGAGAGGCGCGTAAGGGGCTACAAGGCACCGGCTGGATCGCTGGATCAACTAGGAGGTCGGTCGGGACTTGGAGGGGCGGGTGTATAAGCTGGAGAGCCGGAGGTGGGAGCAGGAGTGAGTATGGGGGTGTgagcgcgcgtgtgtgtgcgtgcgtctgtgtgtgtgcgcgtgctgggaggggcaggaaggtgaTCCAAGGGACCAGGCTGACGCCCGGCTGATGCCTGCCGGTCCCTTCAGCCACACGGAGTAAGTCACCTGTGTGGGGGCCGTGACCCCAGACTCTCACCTTGGGAAACGTCCTGGCGAGGGAGGTGGCTCGGGCAAGTCGGAACACCGGGGCAAGCGCTCTCGGGCCCGGCGGGTGGCCGCGGAGGCGAGTTCCGAGGAGCCGGGCTGGAGGCTGACCCCGGGCTGCGGCGGGCGCGCTTCCGGCCGGCGGGGGGACAGGGCGGCCGCCGCGCCCCTGGCGCTCTCAAGTTTCCTGTTGGCAGCGCCGCCGGGGCGCCTCAGGTAGCGGCGGCCCGGCCCGCGCCCCTCTGCTGCCCGCTCGTCGCCTCTCCGCTCCGCGCGCAGGTAGGGCTCCGACCGGGGCGGCGCGCGGCTGGCGGGCTTCTTCCGTGCGGAGGCGGCTCTCCTCCTCCCGCGGGGCCGGCCGGGGGCCTCGGGGAGGCCGGGGTGCGGGCGCTCGGGCGCCGCCGCGCTGTGCCGGCAGAACGCTCGgtccccgcccccgccgcggGCTGCACGGCCGGCTCCCGGTGAGCCGGCCGGGGGCGCGGCCTGGCCCGAgtccggccccggccccggctgGCTGCGGTGCCGGGCAGCCCCTCCGCGGTGCTTGCCGTGCGCCCTGCGCCGCGCCGCCAACTGCCCTCCAGCCCCGCGGGCCGCCCCCTTCGGGCCCACGGCAGGGCCCCGGCCCCGGAACCCGATGAGTGCGCGCGATGCTGCGCTGCTGACCTTGGGCCCGCGCCCCGCGGCCCCGCTGCCCAGGACGCGAGCCGGAGCCCCCGGAGGTCG includes:
- the LOC130544526 gene encoding translation initiation factor IF-2-like, translating into MKASNEPTLCHSVHPPAFRWKPIPAAGIQLVVKHLETWWPGKPRVEVRPPGAPARVLGSGAAGRGPKVSSAASRALIGFRGRGPAVGPKGAARGAGGQLAARRRAHGKHRGGAARHRSQPGPGPDSGQAAPPAGSPGAGRAARGGGGDRAFCRHSAAAPERPHPGLPEAPGRPRGRRRAASARKKPASRAPPRSEPYLRAERRGDERAAEGRGPGRRYLRRPGGAANRKLESARGAAAALSPRRPEARPPQPGVSLQPGSSELASAATRRARERLPRCSDLPEPPPSPGRFPRNVPEAAAAPVFPVLMTDSTTSHSRPYWGAILDSLLFISHVKCVTKGGNGTSHYSTVFLSSLSVNRANGSLLFICYPTIHKPSGKAI